CCGTTGCTTCTGCCTGCCCCGGGGCCAGCGCCTCGTTCTGCATGAGCTGGCGGGCCAGCAGCATGGAGACGAAGATAAGGGGCAGCAGGGCCAGCAAACGATAGTCGGAAGTTGACGATTCCGGTCTCAGAATCCAGACCGCCGCGCCAAGGGCCAGTGCTCCAAGGCTTATGAGCGACAGCACCGGGACGGACAGTTGCGGTAGTATGGTTGCCAGCAGGGCCAGCCCGATGACCGCCTGAGCTGCCAGAGCGCCAAGCAGCCACTTGCGCAGCAGCGGGGCCTTCTGCTTTTCATTTCTGGCAGAGAAAAATAGGTGAAAAGCCGCGCCAAAGGCCACTGCCGCGCCCAGCACATGCAGGTAGCGCAGCACCCAGTGGGGCATCCACTGCGCGCCAAAGCGGAAGCCGTGGGCGGCAAAGTCGGCCCACTCCGCAGGGCGTTCCATGAGGGTCAGCGCCCCGGTAAAGATGGCGGGCACAGTCATGAGGGCCGCAACGCCCACCAGTCCGCAGATGAGGGCCAGCCACGCGCTGGTGGCAAGCTTGTGCGCAAAACCGTCAAACAGCAGAAAGGCCGCGATCAGCAGCGGAATAATCGCCAGCCACACATATGAAAAAAGCCCCGTAACCGTAAAAAAGGCGTGTGGATGGCTTATCTGCATGAGCAGCAGCGGGCCAACGCCCAACACTACGGCCAGACTTTTGAGGCCCATGTGCGAATGGGCCACGTGTTCGTTCCAGTGTTGATCGGGCGTAGGCTGCCGCAGCAGGTCACGCAGAAAGAACAGTAGGCTCAGTATGGCCGTGCCAAGCATGAGCAGCACAAAGAGCAGATGCAGGCCGAAAGTTATGAAGAGCAGCCCCTGCATCCAGCCTTCGGGCAAGGGTTTGTTGAGAAACAGGTCTGTCCATTGCTGCATGGCTACTTCTCCCTGGCGGCTTGTTGGGCGCGGCGGGAATAGTTGGAGGAAAGCTGGAACAGATACTCCGTGAGCATGGCGCGTTCCTGCTCCGAACCCACAAAGGGCGTCATGTAGGGGGCCAGCCTCTGCGTAATGCCCAGCATGGCGTTGATGCCGTCTGCCGAGCGCCCCGCAAGGCGCTGATCAATGCCGTTGATGCCGCTTTCCGCATGGCAAACGCCGCAATTGGCCGCAAACAGCGTTCTGGCGGCCTGGGTAGCCGGGGGCAGATTGCTGCTGGTGTTGACCCAGCGGAGCCGGGGCAACAGGGGGGCGTTCTGGGCTGCCAGCGCCTCGCTTTCCACAAGGGTTATCTGGCTGGCGTGCATATAGCCCGGCATCAGGTACGGGCCACGAATAAATTCGCGCACCCGCTCAAATTCCATGACAAAACACAGGCTCATGATCAGGGCCGGAATGCACAGCAAGCGGCATGCCAGCCGTGAGCGCCCAAGCGCCGCCAGTGCCGTCAGCAGGAGTACAAGCGCGGCAACCGCGTTGGCCGCAGGCAGGAAGTCCGGCATTTGCGAGAGGTAGGATGTGGCGACCGAGAACTTCCAGTGCGTGAGGTAGGTTTGCGGCACCCGCGAAAAATACACATAGGTGGCCGCTGCCGTCACAGCCAGAGAGAGCAGCAACGCCGTGCCGCAGAGGCGCAAGGCCCTGCCGCGTTCTTCTGCCGTGCCCTTGAAGTGCCAGGCGATCCAGGCCATGAGCAGCAGTATGCCTAGGCCAAGGCCGCCGCCGACACGCAAAAAGCACTGTGGCACAAAGGTGGGGTTAAAATAGGCCTCGGCAAAGCTTCTGGCCCACGGCCAGCCCTGCGGGGTGAGCATGAAGCCCAGAATGCCTGTGATAAGAACCGCAGAAATAAAGGACGCACACACATAGCCCCAGCCAATGGCGGCCAGTGTGCCGGGTTTGTGCGTTATCAGCCGATCCCACAAGTAGTAGTAGCAGAGCAGCAGAATCACTTCGGCGGTGAAGGCGAACCATTCAATAAACCATGGCCAGAAAAACAGGTGGATGAGCGCGCCGATGCCTTCCGGCGCGAGGCTCCCGGTCAGAATCCATATGCCCACGCCCGTGACCGCCCCCACAGAAGTGGTAACAACCACCAGAGGCCCCAGCAACCGGCGGGCAATATCGGCCCAGAATGCGCCCTTGCCCTTCCATGCGAGGGTTTGAAAGATCACCAGCATGGTCATGAGGCCGATGGCCAGACCGTGGCTGATATAAACGTGCAGCACCGCATTGAGGGCAATGGTCATGCCGTCGCCCACCACAGGAATATGCAGGATGGGAAAGTTCATGGCCTACTTCCCCTGCGGCGCTTTGGGTGCGTCCGTTGTCGTTGCGGGCTTTGCGGGCGCGTAATGGGGGCGGGGCTGGCCGTCCACATAGGCCGCCACGTCAAGGGCCTGCTCTGGCGTGAGGTTGGCTGCCTCCGGCGGCATGAAGCGATGGGTAAACACGGCAAAGGTGTTTATGTCGTGCATGGTGGAGCCGTCAGTGTACGCGCCATTGCCCCAGAGCGGAGGGGAACCGTCGCCCGCGTCGCCGTGACAGGAGGCGCAGTTGTCTGCATATACGCTGGCCCCGCTGGCGGCATCGGGCTTGTGGTTGCTGTCGAGCTTTGCGGGCATGGCCCACGGCAGCTTGGCATAGACGGGGATATCTTTTGAAATCCAGTGCAGATAGGCAAGCACAGCCTGCATGGTGCGGCTGTCGAGGGCCGGGGGCGCAGCATTGAGGTTGCGCGCAAAGCAATCCTGCACTTTCTGGGCAAGATCTGCGCTGTAGCCGTGGCTGGCCAGAAAACGCGGATAGGTTGCCGCAACGCCCACAAGGGTGATGCTCGCCTTGCTGGTGCCGCCTTCGAGATGACAGGTGGCGCAGGCGAGTTCGTTGCCTACATGCTCGGGGGCGTACTGTGCCGTATCGTTGATAATATTGTAGCCGAGCATGACGGCTTCGCGGATATTTTCCGGTGCGTCCTGCGGTTTGGGCGGATTGAACTGCGGTTCTGCTGCCGGGCCTGCCTGCAAGGTTGCCAGCGCCTGCGGTGCCGGGGTTTGCCGCACGGCTGCCCCGTAATGGAAAAAGGCCAGCGTCCACGCGCCGAAGATCAGCAGAATACAGGTGAGCGTCAGGGCGTAAAGCAGAGTGCGGTTGTTCATGGCGGCTCCGGTTAGAGCATTTTTGCGTTGAAATGCTTGTGTGACGATAGATTGTCTTCGTCATGCAGGCACCTCGCAGCGCGGACTTTTGCAAAAATCCATGCAGAACAGATAAACATGTTCAATGTTGATCTGCTCCAGCGGTGACCGTGAGAAACAGGCCAGCTTGAAGCCAAAAACAGGACAGACTGGCCACAGGCTGAGGCCGCGAATTTTCAAGATATATTGTAATGGGTAACAGAACTTCCCGCTATGTCAACAAGGCGGGACAAGCGTTTTTTTCATATCCGTCTGAAATCAGGGGCCAAGTTGGCGGGGGGCGGCGGATTGGAGGAGGGGGTGGCCGGCTGGTGGAGCAACCCGGAAGGGGGATGCTGGCAGAGTCTAGGCTGGCAGGGATTGACCGCGCGTTTCCAGCACATCCTTGATGTCTATGCCCATGCGCTGAATGCGCGAGAGCAGGGTTGTGCGCTTGAGGCCCAGCATGGCGGCCACCCCGCGCGAACCCGCCATAACTCCGTTACAGGCCAGAATGGCGGCCACGATGCGGTCGCGCTCGCTGAGGGTTTCACCGGGTTGATGGTGGGCATCCGTATACACGGGCCGGTTGGGCTGCGCGGGCGCGGGCGGCGCGCTGGCCTCCTGCTTGCGCTGAGAAATGGCCGCAACCGGGGCGGGAACCTCCAGTGGGCAGATGTTCAGGCTGGGGCCGCTGGAAAGAATGACCGCGCGCTCGATAACGTTGGCAAGCTCGCGCACGTTGCCGGGCCAGAGCTGGTCGCAGAGCAGCACAGGGCGGCGGAAGGAATATTAGTGATGTTTTTCTTCATCTGTCGCGCCATCTGCTGCGTAAAATGCTTTGCCAGCAGGGGGATGTCTTCGCGGCGTTCGCGCAGCGGCGGAATGGCAAAATGTCTGCGACGCCCTTTATGCTATCGACAGGTATTCTGCAGGTGAGATTGGATTGGGCTTTCGTCTGGGGAAAATGCGAGAGAACTATTCAGAAAGCGTGAGGGAAATTGGCTTCGCAGGGGTGCATTTGGCTTTGGTGCTGAGCCTGACTTGCTGTGGATGGTCATGCAGACCGAGGCAAGATGTTTGGGAGGTGGGGCTGAAAGTGACAGAGCTTGGCAGATAGTAGACCCTCTGTGAAATAGCTTCAGCGCCCTGTAGAAAGCAATAAAAAAGGCGGAACCCTAAGGTTCCGCCTCAAAAGCACGGTATAAACCGAACTTACTTCACTTCGACGGTGGCGCCGGCTTCGGTCAGCTGCTTCTTGGCTTCTTCAGCTTCTTCCTTGGACACGCCTTCCTTCAGGGTAGCGGGGGCGCCGTCAACCTTTTCCTTGGCTTCCTTGAGGCCCAGGCTGGTCAGAGCGCGCACAACCTTGATGACGCCGATCTTGTTGGCGCCAGCTTCCTTCAGGATAACGTCGAACTCGGTCTTTTCTTCAGCGGCTTCAGCAGCGGCAGCGGGGGCAGCCATCATCATGGCGGCGGCAGGCGCAGCGGCGGAAACGCCGAACTTTTCTTCGAGTTCCTTGATGAACTCAGAAAGTTCGAGAACGGTCATATT
The sequence above is a segment of the Desulfovibrio sp. genome. Coding sequences within it:
- a CDS encoding cytochrome c, with the protein product MQQWTDLFLNKPLPEGWMQGLLFITFGLHLLFVLLMLGTAILSLLFFLRDLLRQPTPDQHWNEHVAHSHMGLKSLAVVLGVGPLLLMQISHPHAFFTVTGLFSYVWLAIIPLLIAAFLLFDGFAHKLATSAWLALICGLVGVAALMTVPAIFTGALTLMERPAEWADFAAHGFRFGAQWMPHWVLRYLHVLGAAVAFGAAFHLFFSARNEKQKAPLLRKWLLGALAAQAVIGLALLATILPQLSVPVLSLISLGALALGAAVWILRPESSTSDYRLLALLPLIFVSMLLARQLMQNEALAPGQAEATALREQRVQELAPFSQKALEAFAVKLRTVYDNGDTIYDGACEPCHGLTGHGDGAEASRLRIPATDLTTMRTDRDYVYEMVRDGIPGTGMPYFRMFDREKLENLLDVIGKRFGMYAATPPPPRDISPLSLEVWIGTCAKCHAANGSVSPSGRAMQPPPPDFTRSSLTHGQALKIITEGYPGTGMPGYRNQPQTVREDLAIICNSFRAAHTKNGK
- a CDS encoding cytochrome ubiquinol oxidase subunit I produces the protein MNFPILHIPVVGDGMTIALNAVLHVYISHGLAIGLMTMLVIFQTLAWKGKGAFWADIARRLLGPLVVVTTSVGAVTGVGIWILTGSLAPEGIGALIHLFFWPWFIEWFAFTAEVILLLCYYYLWDRLITHKPGTLAAIGWGYVCASFISAVLITGILGFMLTPQGWPWARSFAEAYFNPTFVPQCFLRVGGGLGLGILLLMAWIAWHFKGTAEERGRALRLCGTALLLSLAVTAAATYVYFSRVPQTYLTHWKFSVATSYLSQMPDFLPAANAVAALVLLLTALAALGRSRLACRLLCIPALIMSLCFVMEFERVREFIRGPYLMPGYMHASQITLVESEALAAQNAPLLPRLRWVNTSSNLPPATQAARTLFAANCGVCHAESGINGIDQRLAGRSADGINAMLGITQRLAPYMTPFVGSEQERAMLTEYLFQLSSNYSRRAQQAAREK
- a CDS encoding c-type cytochrome; the encoded protein is MNNRTLLYALTLTCILLIFGAWTLAFFHYGAAVRQTPAPQALATLQAGPAAEPQFNPPKPQDAPENIREAVMLGYNIINDTAQYAPEHVGNELACATCHLEGGTSKASITLVGVAATYPRFLASHGYSADLAQKVQDCFARNLNAAPPALDSRTMQAVLAYLHWISKDIPVYAKLPWAMPAKLDSNHKPDAASGASVYADNCASCHGDAGDGSPPLWGNGAYTDGSTMHDINTFAVFTHRFMPPEAANLTPEQALDVAAYVDGQPRPHYAPAKPATTTDAPKAPQGK
- the rplL gene encoding 50S ribosomal protein L7/L12 gives rise to the protein MAVTKEEVVEFISNMTVLELSEFIKELEEKFGVSAAAPAAAMMMAAPAAAAEAAEEKTEFDVILKEAGANKIGVIKVVRALTSLGLKEAKEKVDGAPATLKEGVSKEEAEEAKKQLTEAGATVEVK